AGTATACTATGAAAATCCTACACAACAAAAAAGGACAAATTTTATTGTAAGTGTTCCCTATTTACGTATCCAGAGATagagttttttttcaaaactcatTGTTAACTgttaaaaaattggtttttaaaaaaggtaaaaagcATAAATATAAGTTCAAGTGGAATAAGAATACCAAGCTCAGAGTGGTTTTGGTGGAGTTTGAGAAATGAGGACCAATCGCAGGAATGTCAGTCTACATAGAAAATTTGTAAAACTACTAagaataacaacaacaaaaaattctGAGAATTATTTCAAAACATGATACTTTAGAGTTTTTCTCATTTTTACCTCATTGGCATCATCACTATGAAATCGTAAAATTTTAACATGGTCATCCGTCACGTTAACTACTTTAAAAGTAGATGGTGTGTAATTCTTGGATGTTTCAGGTTTGTTAACTGTGAAGACGAACTTCCGACCCTCTAAAGCTAGAAGTTCTCTAGGGAATTCATTCCCACTGTTGAACtgcaaaaatacataaaataaataaataagtttagaTATTGAGATGAATAAAAGATCTATTTTACCTGAACTTGTTGCTCCAACAACTCATATGCCGATTTGTGAATTAGTTGAATGACTTCCCTGTCAAACATTACAAAAGAAGTGGTTCCTGTATGATCCAAGACTTTACAATGAACCTGATAtctgtgaaaataaattatagtttAGCATActgacaacaaaaaaaagatgatataCTTGCTTAATGACAAACCTTATTTTTGTAGAACAAACAATTGTCTCGCATCCGTCACATGAGAACTTATCCATTTCTATTTCTTCAGTTTCAGGGTTTAAGTAGGGGTTTACTTTCTTGGCACATCCTGGACAGCCAAGATACCACCAAGGAGCCTCAATTTTAAGTGCACATATTGTTGCATATATACAACACCTTGTTTCCTTCAGATAAAGagaaaatttaaatgaaattgCTGCATATGTAACTGATTTAAAAACTTGATGAAAGAGTACAAAATACAACTTACCTCATATGATGTTAACAGCTGAGAAATTGTTTTGCGATTGTCAAATGGAATATGATCCGAAGAAACTTGGGTACAATTTGACAAAGTCAAAAGGGAGCCAGATGATGTTGTCGACATAACATCTTTTGACATTCTAGTATAGTAAAGTAATATCAGAAATCAGAAATAGAAAATTATAATAgaatatgaataaaaaataaaccgaACTACTTACTTttctttgaatttatttatctCAGCAATGTCAGAATTAATGAACAACTTTGTTGAAGCTTTCCCACTTTGGATCGTGAGTTTTCCTTCAAAAACAAATGACAGACATTAATATTTGTCTGTTTTAATAAAAGTATAGTAATATGAACAGATTTaccattataaatattaattctcATAAGACTGCAAAGCAGAACTATAGCTCCACCAAAAAAGGATTGAACATAGGAATGTATGTCTTCAGCAtatttttcccaaaatacaCAATTAATGATTgaatcactacaaaaaaaaacatgttttaaaaaacGGTCAATATCAATACACTTTAAAAAGCATAGTTACAAATTTCAAGAAAACTTACCCACAATCCTTGAGTtgaagatttaaaattttacatggAGCATTACGAACTGTAATTTCTTTCAGATCGCAAGGTCCAACAATTTCTCCAATTACATCTGTGGAAGCAAAAAAGATTTCATAAATACATGAAACAAAATCTAAACCATTATATATAACTGTCGGTTAAATCACATACCTACAAAAACTTTCTCATCATGCTTTTGTGAAAGAAGGTCATCAAAAGATATGCAATTAAAACGAAGTGAATCGTTTGGAATCTCCTCGCAATTCTTCTTAACGTGTGTTGACCAAGTGAAAAATATCTTGAAAGGATGTGGTGTTCCTCTGTAATTCCCGAGATTAGGAGACAACTTAAAGTTCATCAGAATACAACATTTTCCTTCTCCCAAATCGTCCTTGAACTTAGATATCAGTTTTCTTCTAATGCAAGCTTGTATACGATCTCCCTGTTAGAACATGATAGAACCATTATCAGAAgcatataaacataaacaacTCAGGATTCTATTATGTACCTTATCATCCAAAAGTATTAAATCGATTCCACCAACATCTCCAGGCTTAACGCCATTCTAAAATCGCAACATACGGACTACTCGAACCTTAATTTTCCAGATTTCGTTTTCAAAATATGGCTTTAACTGAGCAACAGGAGTGAAGGCAAGCTTCATCTTGCTCATAGCTAGAACAATACCTGGAAACAATTAAGATTAGAGTCGGCAATTTGATATAGGAAAAAATGGGGAAAGAAATTCAAGATTGCAGATTATAAAATCAGAAAAATCCAAAAGTCATTATACCTTTTGCTAAAAGGATAGTGGGTTTTTTTTCCAGCTATaggttttcatatttgtatatataagagaGGTAGTTGATGATAGAGTATCAGATCGTGAAGTTGATGGCTTGATTTACGGAATAGTGGGAAAGAAGGTGAAAGATATTGtgcttgaagaaaaaaaaaaaaaattaagaaatagtTTTAGTGGAGAAAAGTTGTACTCAGAtttccaaactaaaaaaaaggaGTTGTGACGTGTATTGAACAAATTATATCTTATTGGGTTTATGACAAAATCAAAGTTGTATACGGttacatatttttcattttctttttttgtttttaaagtaaacaattttttcaaaaaaaaaaaatcttaaaagatAGGTGTCAATCACAGAAATGTCAATTGAGTTCTGCTTTAGTGTATAAAAGATTTggtctttttaataaaaaaaatcaaaaaaggcTGATCGGgaaattgaaaccctaaatggAGCACATCTTTCAATTGAAAGAAAGCAACCAACCCTGAGCGAAGAGGGGGGAGATCTGAAAAAATGCTAGGTGGACTGTACGGAGATCTTCCTCCGCCGTCAGATGATGACAAACCCAGCGGAAACTCCGTCTGGTCCAGCAGTACCAAGATGGCTCCACCCACGCTCCGCAAGCCACCGGCTTTCGCTCCGACGCAAACAATCCTCAGACCTCAAAACAAGCCCAAGCCTATCCCCTCGCAGTACAAGCCTCCTCCTCCCAGTCGGCACCATCGCAGCCGGCATTGGTTGGTGTGACCTCATCGGTGATTGAAGAGTACGATCCAGCGAGACCCAACGACTACGAGGAGTGCCGgagggagaagaagaggaaagctGAGATGAAGCGAGAGCTGGACAAGAGGCGACACGAGGAGAAGCGAGAAACAGAGCCTCCTCCTCCGCTGAACATCTCCGGGGAGGAAGCGTGGAAGAGACGTGGTGGCAGATCGCGatcagcctcctcctcctcctctcctccGCCGGAGACGTCTCCGAGTGGGCAGATGACGGCAGCGGAGAGGATGATGGCGAAGATGGGATGGAAGCAAGGACAAGGGCTTGGGAAGTCAGAGCAAGGGATCACCACTCCCTTGATGGCTAAGAAGACTGACCGTAGAGCTGGCGTCATTGTGAATGCTAGTGAGAATAAGGTCAAGAGTGTCAGTATCAGTGGAGAACCAACCAGAGTCTTGCTTCTTATAAACATGGTTTCTCTCTTCAatgcatctctctctctctctctctttatgcATTCTTTACACTTTAGAGTTGATTCTTGTCTTAGGATTAGAACACACTTTACTACAATGATTTACAACGGTCTGCTAGAATTTTGGGTGAGAATGATAGGCTTTTAGCATTtgttgtggtttttttttttattaaacacaGTTACTTCAAAACAGTTTGTTGGACGCATGTTAGCATTTGATGTTAGATCAACAAAATACCAACCTTTGCTTGATTGAATGTGACGGCGCTCTGGAAAAACTGTTTAGTATTGAAAAGGAAACTGATTAATTATTGGCTGCTTTGGTGATACTTTGATTCTTTTAAACTACGTAGTGAGATGAAAAAAGATTTGGCTTTTTAGCAAGATGTTGGTGGAGCTTGTAGCTCGTAGTTTACTTATGTTAATGTTAAACCTATAGTGAACTGTTGGGTTGGTATAGAGTGTAGATCGCATTTTCTTTGGAAACAACGTTTCAGATGCATAATTTAGTTACAGTATCTTCCCCTCGGGTAGTCACTAGTCAACTAGGCGTTTGTGACCATGACTAACTTGATCCCTCAGGCATGGGTTGCCAAATACTGGGAGAGTTCACGAATGAAACTTGAGACTTAGCATGTGTTTTGAAGGAGATTTTATTGGTTTTAGGATATTGTAGCCAATTGTCACATCTTTTTCTTAGTTGTGAAAAACGTTTCTTGTGTCTATGTCATATCATTTTTAGTATGTGAATGCATCTTCATATCGATTGTTTGTGATTCGTTGGCATCACCCCTGTGGATTCTTATTTGTTGTTCACCATATGAGCAAGTACTTGTTGCAGAGATCttatctttcttttcttatgtGTTTGCGCTCTGCAATTTTGGATTGATATTTTCTCTGTGCCTTCAAAGGTTGGACCAGGAGAAGTAGATGATGAGCTAGAAGAGGAGGTGGGATCAGAGTGTGGCAAATACGGAACAGTGACTCGTGTACTGATATTCGAGATCACTGAAGCCAACTTCCCTACACACGAAGCAGTAAGAATCTTTGTTCAGTTTTCAAGACCCGAGGAAACAACTAAAGCCCTTGTGGACCTGGATGGGAGATTCTTTGGAGGCAGGACCGTGCGTGCAACATTCTACGATGAAGTGAAATTCAGCAAGAACGAGTTGGCTCCAGTACCAGGTGAAATCCCTGGCTATTAAATTAACGAACTCTCTCAAGAAAAGCAGGGAAGACACTGCTTGTTCTCTATA
This region of Brassica napus cultivar Da-Ae chromosome C5, Da-Ae, whole genome shotgun sequence genomic DNA includes:
- the LOC106454674 gene encoding replication protein A 70 kDa DNA-binding subunit C-like, whose protein sequence is MNFKLSPNLGNYRGTPHPFKIFFTWSTHVKKNCEEIPNDSLRFNCISFDDLLSQKHDEKVFVDVIGEIVGPCDLKEITVRNAPCKILNLQLKDCGDSIINCVFWEKYAEDIHSYVQSFFGGAIVLLCSLMRINIYNGKLTIQSGKASTKLFINSDIAEINKFKEKMSKDVMSTTSSGSLLTLSNCTQVSSDHIPFDNRKTISQLLTSYEETRCCIYATICALKIEAPWWYLGCPGCAKKVNPYLNPETEEIEMDKFSCDGCETIVCSTKIRYQVHCKVLDHTGTTSFVMFDREVIQLIHKSAYELLEQQVQFNSGNEFPRELLALEGRKFVFTVNKPETSKNYTPSTFKVVNVTDDHVKILRFHSDDANEVKMRKTLKYHVLK